From Shewanella psychrophila, a single genomic window includes:
- a CDS encoding GGDEF domain-containing protein → MNILLIKLSHSFRQILLFSVLVFAFPLPVESLELDELDHMLTEMEGKRTQNPQFIVDSLKEIDSISEEMSEEQKYRTILLQAHSLAMNGKVEEAIDFLVFHLKVIPSTQFLFYRTRMLGLLANAYSFNNQFSLSLQTLQELLPLLGDIDDIESEVSGYRLAIELFGEVKMKQEALNYANILYDKFDHIASPRHKCFVAFYYAESFSGVYETSSSRWSEIEVLYRNAFESCEVANEKMIMASAALGQAKILINRESFLKAKGLINNALALSSSIPYPLDIAEAYLLLAKIETKNDQPRLGVEWLKKALAIGLTTTDSQLLSKIYKPLAEISEQLGHSDQALKYLKLYQERYSEILGATQSKIIAFETTKLDYLEKERQIRYLNKDRELYTAKAALNESQRSNERMMNTLIVGSLVLLAIFAVVMTMQKRKYKQLAQHDALTGIFNRGTAQNIAENSYIKTASKRGMFSVIMFDLDYFKRINDNFGHGTGDWVLKKVAEVINKASRSDDIFARFGGEEFALFLPGTDEMKANVMAEEYRGLIQSIETRFSGHTFDITASFGVSTSSEDDLSLDPLLHRADIAMYHSKELGRNCVTLYKPEIELSRSGYQKSKMALR, encoded by the coding sequence TTGAATATATTGCTAATAAAATTAAGCCACTCGTTTAGACAAATTCTGCTATTTTCTGTGTTAGTTTTCGCTTTTCCGTTACCAGTTGAAAGTTTAGAGTTAGATGAACTGGATCATATGTTGACGGAAATGGAGGGGAAGAGAACTCAAAACCCTCAGTTTATTGTAGATTCACTCAAAGAAATAGACTCAATATCCGAGGAAATGAGTGAAGAGCAAAAGTACCGAACTATATTGCTTCAAGCACATTCTTTAGCTATGAATGGTAAGGTTGAAGAGGCAATTGATTTTTTAGTTTTTCACTTGAAAGTTATTCCCTCCACTCAGTTCTTGTTCTATCGAACAAGAATGCTTGGTTTGCTGGCCAATGCATACTCATTTAATAATCAATTTTCCCTGTCTCTTCAAACACTACAGGAGCTGCTACCCCTATTAGGTGATATTGATGACATTGAAAGTGAAGTATCTGGCTATAGGTTGGCGATTGAATTATTTGGCGAAGTGAAGATGAAGCAGGAAGCGCTGAATTATGCCAATATTCTTTATGATAAGTTCGATCACATAGCTTCGCCTCGACATAAATGTTTTGTGGCATTCTATTATGCTGAGAGTTTTTCTGGTGTTTATGAAACCTCGTCCAGTCGCTGGTCAGAGATTGAAGTTTTGTATCGTAATGCTTTTGAATCCTGTGAAGTAGCGAATGAAAAAATGATCATGGCTAGCGCAGCTCTAGGCCAAGCAAAGATTCTCATTAATAGGGAGTCTTTTTTAAAGGCTAAGGGGTTAATAAATAATGCATTAGCGTTATCATCATCGATTCCTTATCCTCTCGATATTGCTGAGGCTTACTTATTATTAGCTAAAATTGAAACTAAGAATGATCAACCTCGTCTTGGAGTTGAGTGGCTCAAGAAAGCATTAGCTATAGGGTTAACTACTACTGATAGTCAATTACTGTCTAAAATATATAAGCCACTAGCAGAGATTAGTGAACAGTTAGGTCATAGTGATCAAGCACTAAAGTACTTAAAACTCTATCAAGAACGTTATTCAGAAATCTTAGGTGCAACCCAAAGTAAGATTATTGCCTTTGAGACGACGAAGCTCGATTATCTTGAAAAAGAACGCCAAATCCGTTATCTCAATAAAGACCGTGAACTGTATACGGCTAAAGCTGCTTTAAATGAATCACAACGAAGCAATGAACGGATGATGAATACGCTTATTGTCGGTAGCTTAGTCTTATTGGCTATCTTCGCTGTGGTGATGACAATGCAGAAGCGTAAATACAAGCAGTTGGCTCAGCATGATGCTTTAACGGGGATTTTTAATCGCGGTACTGCCCAGAACATTGCCGAAAACAGTTATATTAAGACTGCCTCGAAAAGAGGAATGTTTAGTGTCATCATGTTCGATCTCGATTACTTTAAACGCATCAATGATAATTTTGGTCATGGTACCGGAGATTGGGTCTTAAAGAAGGTGGCGGAAGTGATCAATAAAGCCAGTCGAAGCGATGATATTTTTGCACGCTTCGGTGGTGAAGAGTTTGCCCTTTTCTTACCTGGTACAGACGAAATGAAAGCGAATGTCATGGCTGAAGAGTATCGTGGCCTTATTCAATCGATAGAGACCAGGTTTTCTGGCCACACCTTTGATATCACTGCAAGCTTTGGAGTATCGACGAGTAGTGAAGATGACTTGAGTTTAGATCCCTTGCTGCACAGAGCCGATATCGCCATGTATCATTCTAAAGAGCTTGGTCGGAACTGTGTCACGCTTTATAAGCCTGAGATTGAGCTGAGTCGATCTGGTTATCAAAAGAGTAAGATGGCACTGAGATAG
- a CDS encoding SAM-dependent methyltransferase — protein MTTLHNSSCHQGSLVCVGTGLNLAGQISVLSKSYIENADVVFSLVPDGFAQRWLETLNSDVRSLQTYYAQGGEIKSRRDTYDQMVQAILNVVRDGKKVVCALYGHPGVFACVSHFAIELAREEGYSAMMEPGISAEACLWADLGIDPGHSGHQSFEASQFMFYKHTPNPTTHLLLWQIGIAGEHTLTEFHTSSDRLQVLVEQLNEWYPLDHEIILYEAATLPIQEPRIDKLPLKNLPFAQLSAISTMLIPPSRGLEVNHEILAKLGISEADLG, from the coding sequence ATGACTACGCTACACAATAGTTCATGTCACCAAGGTAGCCTAGTTTGTGTCGGAACCGGTCTAAATTTGGCCGGTCAGATAAGTGTCCTTAGCAAAAGTTACATAGAAAATGCCGATGTGGTGTTTTCCTTAGTACCAGACGGGTTTGCACAGCGTTGGCTGGAAACTCTCAATAGTGATGTTCGCAGCCTGCAAACTTACTATGCTCAAGGTGGCGAAATTAAGAGCCGTCGTGATACTTATGATCAGATGGTACAAGCCATTCTAAATGTGGTTCGCGACGGTAAAAAAGTCGTTTGTGCACTCTATGGCCATCCTGGGGTATTTGCCTGTGTATCTCACTTTGCCATTGAGTTGGCAAGGGAAGAGGGCTACAGCGCTATGATGGAGCCGGGTATTTCGGCTGAAGCTTGTCTTTGGGCAGACTTGGGTATCGATCCTGGTCATTCTGGCCATCAGAGTTTTGAAGCCAGTCAATTTATGTTCTACAAACATACACCGAACCCAACTACTCATCTTTTATTGTGGCAGATAGGTATTGCAGGTGAGCACACCTTGACCGAGTTTCATACTTCATCTGATCGCCTGCAAGTCTTGGTGGAGCAGCTGAATGAATGGTATCCACTCGATCATGAAATTATCCTCTATGAAGCAGCAACTCTACCTATACAAGAGCCTAGAATTGACAAATTACCCCTGAAAAATCTGCCTTTCGCACAGTTAAGTGCTATCAGTACCATGCTTATTCCTCCATCGAGAGGGCTTGAAGTCAATCATGAGATTTTAGCCAAATTAGGCATCAGCGAAGCTGACTTAGGTTAA
- a CDS encoding outer membrane protein assembly factor BamE — MTIKKKSLTLLGAAALSLSVTGCSVFDWLIYKPDIPQGNYMETQQVEKLRIEMTKEQVEYILGRPVLRDSFADDTWYYVYHYKSGRDASIIHKELIIHFDNDMLTKVVGDYDLAEDFDTPLDQSRLPDAPMLGAENSEEPLIPEQRPDTKPLVEENDPESQAEKKFE, encoded by the coding sequence ATGACAATTAAAAAGAAGAGTCTTACCCTTTTGGGCGCCGCTGCGCTCTCGTTATCAGTAACAGGATGTAGCGTATTTGACTGGCTGATCTATAAGCCAGATATTCCACAAGGTAACTACATGGAAACTCAGCAGGTAGAGAAGCTACGTATTGAGATGACCAAGGAGCAAGTTGAATACATACTTGGCAGACCGGTTTTACGTGACAGTTTTGCCGACGATACTTGGTATTACGTGTATCACTATAAAAGTGGACGTGATGCCAGCATCATACACAAAGAACTGATAATTCACTTTGATAATGACATGCTGACGAAAGTAGTCGGTGATTACGATCTTGCAGAAGATTTTGATACACCACTAGATCAGAGCCGTCTTCCTGATGCGCCTATGCTAGGAGCAGAAAACAGTGAAGAGCCGCTGATTCCGGAGCAGCGTCCCGATACTAAGCCATTAGTAGAAGAGAATGATCCTGAATCTCAAGCAGAAAAGAAGTTTGAATAG
- a CDS encoding RnfH family protein: MNIEQEHFAVEVIYALPTQQKRIQIKVAPGTSCIEAVELSGMTTYFPEIDLEAVKLGIFSRAVKHNEVLVPGQRVEIYRPLIADPKDVRRRRAEKAKEEGRINKITGGKI, translated from the coding sequence ATGAACATAGAGCAGGAACATTTTGCGGTTGAGGTCATCTATGCCTTACCCACACAGCAAAAACGTATTCAGATAAAAGTGGCGCCTGGCACTAGCTGTATTGAAGCGGTCGAACTGAGTGGCATGACTACCTATTTTCCTGAAATAGACCTTGAAGCGGTCAAGCTGGGGATCTTTAGCCGGGCAGTTAAGCATAACGAAGTCTTAGTGCCAGGGCAGAGGGTAGAGATCTATCGTCCCTTGATTGCCGATCCGAAAGATGTGCGACGTCGTCGTGCCGAAAAAGCTAAAGAGGAAGGCCGAATAAATAAGATCACGGGGGGAAAAATATAG
- a CDS encoding SRPBCC family protein, whose protein sequence is MPQLSRSVLVRFSAMQMYEIVNDVESYKEFLPGCVGGKVLEFDGETMLASVDVSKAGISKTFTTRNQVIPGKSIQLSLENGPFKHLLGEWRFTELTEDACKIDFELSFEFSSSIVELAFGKVFKELMSSMVTAFTGRAKVIYR, encoded by the coding sequence ATGCCCCAATTATCCCGCAGTGTGTTAGTGCGCTTTAGCGCAATGCAGATGTATGAAATCGTCAATGATGTTGAATCCTATAAAGAGTTTTTGCCCGGTTGTGTCGGTGGCAAGGTGCTCGAATTTGACGGTGAGACGATGCTTGCCTCCGTCGATGTATCTAAAGCTGGTATTAGTAAAACCTTCACTACCCGTAATCAAGTCATACCGGGCAAGAGTATTCAGCTTTCTCTAGAAAATGGCCCTTTCAAGCATTTGCTTGGCGAGTGGCGTTTCACTGAATTAACAGAAGATGCCTGCAAGATAGATTTCGAATTAAGCTTCGAGTTCTCTAGCTCCATCGTTGAGCTGGCTTTTGGTAAGGTGTTTAAAGAGTTGATGTCGTCTATGGTGACGGCGTTTACTGGCAGAGCGAAAGTGATCTATCGTTAG
- the smpB gene encoding SsrA-binding protein SmpB, giving the protein MAKKNAKNSKNSSASIARNKRATFDYKFEEKMEAGLSLMGWEVKSIRMGKVNLSESYVFMRDGEAFLFGCTIAPLNTASTHVVCDPMRSRKLLLKRKELDKLQGLVDRKGYSIVPISMYWQKGAWVKIEIGLGKGKKEHDKRDDTKDREWQIEKARTMKKAVRGE; this is encoded by the coding sequence ATGGCTAAGAAAAACGCAAAAAATTCAAAAAACTCCTCCGCATCGATTGCACGTAATAAACGCGCAACCTTCGACTATAAATTCGAAGAGAAGATGGAAGCAGGTCTGTCCCTTATGGGATGGGAAGTTAAGTCTATTCGTATGGGCAAGGTTAACTTGTCTGAAAGCTATGTGTTTATGAGAGACGGCGAAGCCTTTCTCTTCGGTTGTACCATAGCGCCATTGAATACCGCATCCACCCATGTCGTCTGTGATCCGATGCGCTCACGTAAACTTCTGCTCAAACGTAAAGAGCTAGATAAGTTACAAGGGCTCGTCGATCGCAAAGGCTACTCTATCGTACCCATCTCTATGTACTGGCAGAAAGGTGCCTGGGTAAAAATCGAGATAGGTCTAGGTAAAGGTAAAAAAGAACACGATAAGCGTGACGATACAAAAGATCGTGAATGGCAGATTGAAAAAGCTCGAACAATGAAAAAAGCCGTACGTGGTGAATAG
- a CDS encoding IS630 family transposase (programmed frameshift): protein MVTINNSYLALKNYTAEEILALSRAEKDPRKRIRLLAVALFLEGHSRTDVAERLKVARGSINAWVAKYLASGPKGLDAKKNKGRDSYLTSSQKQQLSTYIEEQSMSSPGGRLTGDAIQKYIQLRFNVNYHPNAIYKLLEQLSFSWITSRSKHPKQSPEAQMAFKKVFQLETILNIPGSVGLDRVDIWFQDEARFGQQNSTTRLWARKGSRPRAVRQQQFEYVHFFGAVCPQTGETEAIITPYLSKDIMRQHLSLISQRTKPGRHAVVVMDGAGWHTDDIADEFNNLSIIKLPPYSPELNPIEQVWSWLRQHHLANRSFKGYEDIVDACSLAWNSFISDTKKVMSLCRRDRAMMTTC from the exons ATGGTCACCATCAATAACTCGTACCTTGCTTTGAAAAACTACACAGCAGAAGAGATCTTGGCTTTATCTAGAGCTGAAAAAGATCCCCGTAAACGTATCCGATTACTGGCAGTGGCCTTATTCCTAGAGGGGCATAGCCGAACAGATGTCGCCGAGAGACTAAAAGTAGCCCGTGGCAGTATTAACGCCTGGGTAGCAAAATATCTTGCGAGCGGCCCCAAAGGACTAGATGCCAAAAAGAATAAGGGCCGTGATAGCTATCTCACCTCAAGCCAAAAGCAGCAACTAAGTACATATATAGAAGAACAAAGCATGAGTTCCCCAGGAGGCAGACTGACAGGTGACGCTATCCAAAAATATATTCAGCTGCGCTTTAATGTCAACTACCACCCGAATGCAATTTACAAACTACTGGAACAGTTAAGTTTTAGTTGGATAACTAGCCGCTCTAAGCATCCAAAGCAATCACCTGAAGCCCAAATGGCTTTTAAAAAAGT GTTTCAACTGGAAACGATCCTTAACATTCCTGGTAGTGTAGGCCTTGATCGGGTCGACATTTGGTTTCAGGATGAAGCTCGTTTTGGACAACAAAACAGCACGACACGCTTATGGGCAAGAAAAGGGTCACGTCCAAGAGCGGTTCGTCAGCAGCAATTTGAATATGTCCATTTCTTTGGAGCAGTTTGCCCGCAAACAGGAGAGACAGAAGCGATAATTACGCCATACCTAAGCAAGGACATTATGCGTCAACATCTATCTTTGATATCGCAAAGAACAAAGCCTGGTCGACATGCTGTTGTGGTGATGGATGGTGCTGGTTGGCATACCGATGACATAGCGGATGAATTTAATAATTTAAGTATCATCAAGTTACCTCCGTACTCACCAGAGTTAAACCCAATAGAACAAGTATGGAGTTGGTTACGACAACATCACCTTGCTAATCGCAGTTTCAAAGGTTACGAAGATATAGTGGATGCCTGTTCGCTTGCTTGGAACAGCTTCATTAGTGATACAAAAAAAGTGATGTCACTATGCCGAAGAGACAGGGCGATGATGACTACATGTTAA
- a CDS encoding winged helix-turn-helix domain-containing protein has protein sequence MTGDAIQKYIQLRFNVDYYPNAIYKLLEQLSFSWIIPISNEL, from the coding sequence CTGACAGGTGACGCTATCCAAAAATATATTCAGCTACGCTTTAATGTCGACTACTACCCGAATGCGATTTACAAACTACTGGAACAGTTAAGTTTTAGTTGGATAATACCAATCAGTAATGAGTTGTGA
- a CDS encoding IS4 family transposase — translation MINKALIHNHIDELFGHDMHAKRVTSLANAAHGVIEKGSLAIHAIGAGLAQANKLKRKSAIKQVDRLLSNTKLNVWQLLDSWGPYIIGARKEIVVSLDWTEFDSDDHSTIVLSMQTTHGRNTPLLWKTHRKHALKGNRNNHEDELLVKLRSIVAEDVKVTIVADRGFSDTALFNFIEHELGFDFIIRIKANIKVTDAVGELFPVKDWLLPSGITRTLKDVQITGNKQAVARVICTKKKGMKEAWYLASSRRDLVSSKMLTLYGKRWGIETTFRDIKDYRFGMGMSATYTRSPVRRDRLFLLSALAIGLLTLLGKAGEDADLEKTIKANTSKTRSYSLFRQGCIYYELLPTMREEWAEPLMDNFYRYLKNQPIYRSIFGII, via the coding sequence ATGATAAATAAAGCCCTTATTCATAATCACATCGATGAACTCTTTGGCCATGACATGCATGCTAAAAGGGTCACCTCACTTGCTAATGCCGCTCACGGAGTGATTGAAAAGGGGTCACTCGCTATTCATGCCATTGGCGCTGGCTTAGCCCAAGCCAATAAACTTAAGCGTAAGTCTGCTATTAAACAAGTAGACCGATTACTCAGTAATACAAAGTTAAACGTCTGGCAATTACTGGACTCCTGGGGGCCTTATATTATCGGTGCACGCAAAGAGATAGTGGTCTCTCTCGATTGGACTGAATTTGATTCAGACGACCATTCAACCATCGTACTGAGTATGCAAACAACCCATGGACGTAACACGCCACTGCTATGGAAAACCCATCGTAAACATGCTTTAAAAGGTAATAGAAACAACCATGAAGATGAGTTGTTGGTTAAGTTAAGGTCGATCGTTGCAGAGGATGTTAAAGTGACAATTGTTGCTGATAGAGGCTTTAGTGATACGGCACTATTTAACTTCATTGAACATGAGCTGGGTTTTGACTTCATCATTAGAATTAAGGCTAATATCAAAGTCACCGATGCGGTAGGAGAGCTGTTTCCAGTAAAGGACTGGCTATTACCCAGCGGCATAACAAGAACCCTTAAGGACGTTCAAATAACGGGTAATAAGCAAGCAGTCGCTCGGGTCATTTGCACCAAGAAAAAAGGCATGAAAGAAGCTTGGTATTTAGCATCAAGTCGACGTGACCTAGTGAGTAGCAAGATGTTGACTTTATATGGGAAACGTTGGGGGATAGAGACGACTTTTCGTGACATTAAAGACTATCGTTTTGGCATGGGGATGAGTGCCACCTACACGCGTTCCCCGGTACGTAGAGACCGGTTGTTTTTGCTAAGCGCCTTGGCGATAGGCTTGCTGACGCTACTAGGAAAAGCGGGCGAGGATGCTGACTTGGAAAAGACAATAAAGGCAAATACCAGTAAAACTCGCTCATACTCTCTGTTTCGCCAAGGTTGTATTTACTATGAACTGTTACCCACGATGCGAGAAGAGTGGGCAGAACCTCTAATGGATAATTTTTATCGTTACCTTAAAAACCAGCCTATTTACCGTTCAATTTTCGGGATTATTTAA
- a CDS encoding IS6 family transposase yields the protein MKLNFSGRHYPQDIIMRALRYYLAYKLSYREIEEIFSERNIHFDHSTLNRWVIKYAPMFRRRKRRVSGSWRMDETYIKVKGKWVYYYRAVDKFSAIIDFYLSETRDEPAARAFFNKAINQHGLPEKVVIDKSGANAAALDTINICLWLSGHMLFMIEVLAGSLGKGLNRPWRVLSFGP from the coding sequence ATGAAACTCAATTTCTCTGGTCGGCATTATCCGCAAGATATTATCATGCGGGCGCTTCGTTATTACCTGGCCTACAAACTCAGTTACCGAGAAATTGAGGAGATATTCTCTGAGCGGAATATCCATTTTGACCACTCAACCTTGAATCGTTGGGTTATCAAGTATGCCCCTATGTTTAGGCGAAGAAAGCGTCGAGTATCCGGTTCGTGGCGGATGGATGAGACCTATATTAAGGTGAAAGGGAAATGGGTTTACTATTATCGAGCCGTGGATAAATTCAGCGCTATTATTGATTTTTATTTGAGTGAAACCCGTGATGAGCCAGCGGCACGGGCATTTTTCAATAAAGCCATCAACCAACATGGTTTACCTGAAAAGGTTGTCATTGATAAAAGTGGTGCGAATGCCGCAGCATTAGATACCATCAATATTTGTCTTTGGCTGTCTGGACATATGCTGTTTATGATTGAGGTTTTGGCTGGAAGTCTTGGAAAGGGGCTGAATCGACCTTGGCGGGTGTTGAGCTTTGGTCCATGA
- a CDS encoding leucine-rich repeat domain-containing protein translates to MPIGLRQGNRATEHRIIILKHHSIKSVMGVVLCSFLMGCTTPAPEKVSNIRFSDTRFMECVLNTGIDNVEEITRLDCPNMDIKHVDEIKYFNQLSYIDLHLNEIQNLDLSANKKLQYINIGAMLVESLKFGDLEHLEHLEFGAMLTEDFLTKISLESQFPKLEQLIIDSLPDNTEFTLSIKHDNVKFIRIYSYGQFQSHINLTLDVEAPLLNELEIDVRGLEVLQLKDINQLETLSVIKSKLMELSLIGLENLQVVFLNNNKLNTLLVKDLPKLKVLDVSYNQLISLDTNTLTELRQLDVSHNQLNSIKFPPQSKITAMNIKDNLFESFTFDELPELEYFSLKNNPLPRIDDAITNNAFLQCITNNGEHSYFLEIVSIYCQNPIYLNRLNLSKMKSITSLMLLDLSIKSGELDLSSLKNIKYLDIKSRAYTISKLVLPSGTNIETINLQKLGLKALTIPPLPKLQSFILDSDKLGEIYLSQLPSLEYIKLYGFSLTELKMKPLPKLVELILSNTGIKVQTIKNMASLKRIMLLHTELEELHLYELPHLEQICLRSFGTMSNLKIFSDFSKDKIQYFIGNCKLREAVE, encoded by the coding sequence ATGCCTATCGGACTACGGCAGGGAAACAGAGCGACAGAACATAGGATTATTATTTTGAAACATCATAGTATTAAGTCTGTAATGGGGGTGGTTTTATGCTCATTTCTAATGGGGTGTACAACTCCTGCTCCTGAAAAGGTATCTAATATACGCTTTTCTGATACTCGGTTTATGGAGTGTGTTTTAAACACGGGTATTGACAATGTTGAAGAGATCACTCGGCTTGATTGTCCGAATATGGATATTAAACATGTCGACGAGATAAAGTACTTCAACCAACTGTCCTATATTGATTTACACCTAAATGAGATACAAAATCTAGATTTGAGTGCAAACAAAAAATTACAGTACATCAACATAGGAGCAATGCTGGTAGAATCGCTTAAGTTTGGCGACCTAGAGCACCTAGAACATTTAGAGTTCGGGGCTATGTTAACAGAGGATTTTTTAACTAAAATAAGCTTAGAGAGTCAATTCCCGAAACTCGAACAGCTTATTATTGACTCTTTACCGGATAATACTGAATTTACATTATCAATAAAGCATGACAATGTTAAATTTATTCGGATATATTCATATGGGCAGTTTCAGAGCCATATAAATCTTACTCTAGACGTTGAAGCTCCACTCCTCAATGAATTGGAAATTGATGTCAGGGGATTAGAAGTTTTGCAACTAAAGGACATTAATCAATTAGAAACGTTATCAGTTATCAAGTCAAAACTTATGGAACTCTCTCTGATTGGATTAGAGAATCTTCAAGTAGTATTCCTGAATAACAATAAACTCAATACACTTTTAGTTAAAGATTTACCAAAATTGAAAGTGTTAGATGTAAGCTATAATCAATTAATATCGTTAGATACCAATACATTAACAGAACTTCGACAGCTGGACGTTTCACATAACCAACTAAATAGTATTAAATTTCCACCCCAGTCAAAGATTACTGCAATGAATATTAAGGATAATCTATTTGAGTCGTTTACCTTTGATGAACTTCCTGAGTTGGAGTATTTCTCTTTAAAAAACAACCCACTGCCAAGAATAGATGACGCGATAACTAATAACGCGTTTCTCCAATGCATTACTAATAATGGTGAACATTCTTATTTCTTGGAAATAGTATCTATTTACTGCCAAAATCCCATTTATTTGAATAGATTAAACTTATCTAAGATGAAGTCTATAACATCATTAATGCTGCTCGATCTGAGTATAAAGAGTGGAGAGTTAGATTTGTCTAGCCTTAAAAATATTAAGTATCTGGATATTAAAAGCAGGGCGTATACTATTTCAAAGCTAGTGCTGCCTTCTGGAACAAATATTGAAACCATTAACTTGCAAAAACTTGGATTAAAAGCTCTAACAATTCCTCCTTTACCAAAATTACAAAGTTTTATACTTGATAGTGATAAGTTAGGGGAGATTTACTTATCACAACTGCCTTCGCTAGAGTACATTAAATTATATGGGTTTTCTCTGACTGAATTAAAAATGAAACCACTGCCAAAATTGGTAGAGCTCATTCTTTCAAATACTGGGATTAAAGTTCAAACGATAAAAAACATGGCGTCGTTAAAAAGGATTATGCTACTCCACACAGAGCTGGAAGAGCTTCACCTCTATGAATTGCCTCATTTGGAACAAATATGTTTACGGAGTTTTGGAACTATGAGCAATCTAAAAATATTCAGTGACTTCTCTAAAGATAAAATTCAATATTTCATTGGTAATTGCAAATTAAGGGAGGCTGTTGAATAA
- a CDS encoding PAAR domain-containing protein: protein MKTFHPQQSPTPVISASPTVKADSIALARAGVDLTPHDKPNHPTLPRKIAAGSSCVLIDGIPAARSGDAINRGGTLIGGGSSNIG from the coding sequence ATGAAGACTTTCCACCCACAGCAATCACCAACACCAGTGATCTCCGCATCCCCCACGGTGAAGGCGGACAGCATCGCATTAGCGAGAGCTGGTGTTGATCTAACACCTCATGATAAACCTAATCACCCAACACTTCCGCGTAAAATTGCTGCGGGCTCATCCTGTGTACTTATCGATGGCATACCCGCAGCCCGCAGTGGGGATGCCATTAATCGTGGTGGAACATTAATCGGTGGCGGTAGTAGCAACATCGGTTAG
- a CDS encoding DUF6708 domain-containing protein, with amino-acid sequence MSDIKQVGPGHWIGPEDAGYQPHFFTTDNAANNYTFGRLIQEDPLQPANKRIDLVYKNKEGEDLGEFFETFSAGGHENYLDMRVHSVTSRGKGLGLSILLGLIYLAVFWTVRVAGNVADEINWLDWVVLSTLIVITFGELFRPIATPVRFHKTNQEVYVWHKKVLYRIPWYECEMSVIVAKSHMGYGHLKDGYELVLWLNPKHAVNKDLSGQKHTRLPLVNNMTYHAPIYGYWEYVRRYMTGDTPFWYEISEKPRVPGFNHQLIREDGFIGGLISYLTVVPVLFFFKPAHFALWLGPLRRRWPKEVHEWTGEKCNWH; translated from the coding sequence ATGAGTGATATTAAGCAAGTTGGCCCAGGCCACTGGATAGGGCCTGAAGATGCTGGTTATCAGCCGCATTTTTTTACCACGGATAATGCAGCAAATAACTATACCTTTGGTCGCCTGATTCAAGAAGACCCTTTGCAACCCGCTAACAAGCGTATAGATTTGGTTTATAAAAATAAGGAAGGTGAGGACCTAGGAGAGTTCTTTGAAACTTTTTCAGCAGGTGGCCATGAAAATTATTTGGATATGCGCGTTCATTCGGTCACTTCCAGAGGCAAAGGTTTGGGGTTGTCGATATTGTTAGGGTTGATCTATCTCGCGGTATTTTGGACAGTCAGAGTTGCCGGCAATGTTGCTGATGAGATTAACTGGCTGGACTGGGTCGTTTTGTCAACACTCATAGTAATTACTTTTGGTGAACTATTCAGGCCGATTGCGACACCAGTACGTTTTCATAAAACCAATCAGGAGGTGTATGTTTGGCACAAAAAAGTCCTCTACCGTATCCCCTGGTATGAATGTGAAATGTCGGTCATTGTTGCCAAGTCTCATATGGGCTACGGTCACTTAAAAGATGGCTATGAGTTGGTACTCTGGCTGAACCCTAAACACGCGGTCAATAAAGACTTAAGCGGGCAAAAACACACGCGTCTGCCTTTAGTTAATAACATGACCTATCACGCTCCCATTTATGGCTATTGGGAGTATGTGCGACGTTATATGACTGGGGACACACCGTTCTGGTATGAGATTAGTGAAAAGCCCAGAGTGCCAGGTTTTAATCACCAACTCATTCGTGAAGATGGTTTTATAGGCGGGTTAATTAGTTACCTTACTGTTGTTCCAGTGCTTTTTTTCTTTAAGCCAGCCCACTTTGCCCTTTGGCTGGGGCCATTACGACGCAGATGGCCCAAGGAGGTCCATGAATGGACCGGAGAAAAGTGCAATTGGCATTAA